ATGTGATCCTCAATGTAAGGGTACTTCAGCCTCTTCATTATCGCCTTTTCCCGCGCGAAATGGTCGGGAATGTAGCTCTTCAAAAACAGCAGAATCTCCTCGCACTCTTCGACGCCCCGGCCTTCGCGTACGGCCGCGATCAGCTCGTTCATCTTGGACACGATTCTTTTGTGCTGCTCGTCGATCTCGGCCACGCCGGTCGACATGCTTATGTTCCACTCTACAGTCATAATGCAAAATGAATA
This is a stretch of genomic DNA from bacterium. It encodes these proteins:
- a CDS encoding hemerythrin family protein, translated to MTVEWNISMSTGVAEIDEQHKRIVSKMNELIAAVREGRGVEECEEILLFLKSYIPDHFAREKAIMKRLKYPYIEDHIDEHNAFLEDFVMLASEYKRDGGSVRLARKLQRMLLDWFTSHISSTDKRLGDHIREKLASKKRGKI